The DNA sequence TACCGAGGTGTAAGATGGGGAGAGTGATGCATGGTGGGACTTGTTCAAATGTGATGACGGGGAGAGCGCCGAAGTGGATGCACCTCTTTGATGTCGAGAGTGGTATTTTCGACCTCCTGCAGCAGCGTTGACAAAGTCTTCCTGGCCTCGTCTGTTCCCTTTTCCGTGGGGTTTCAAGGTGGCGACATCTCCCAGACCACCTCCGCACATGACACTCAACAGATTGCCATGAGACGCCGATTTATGGGGAGCTCGATGACTTTTAGCTTCCGTTTCATTGGTTTGAACTTGGGACGGAGGCGATATTCGGCCAGTATAGGGGATGTACCACTCATCGGCCGTTGGCCGAGGCGGTACATCATCGGCAGAGGTAGTATGTGATCGACCTCGGATGTTGCTGAATTTATGGAGGATGTCCATGATGTGGGCCTGTCGTAATAATCTAGTagatggatgagatggcAAAGTACAACGGCAAAGTCAAAATAGATAGTTGGTTGAATGACTGGGAATGATGCCGTCTGTCGTCAACATGATGTACTTTGGTAGGGACCTATAgcaaaggaggaaatgaCGTTTAACGCACCTTGTCGTTGACGCGAGTGGAGTCCACGACGAGGAGCTCTGTTATTTGTCTTCTATACGATATAATGTCTATAATACGATGAAAAATCGCGAGTaaaagaaatggaagggCGAAGCGGTAACGACAGCACGGAAGGAGAGATATCGTAAGGAGTGTCCCGAAGCCGTTCGAAGCTGAGATCGAGGTGGGGCGGGACGACTGTCTGCGGAAGCTGGGGCTATGTTTGGGGCACTGGCGGTCGCATGGCAAAGTGTGTGGCTTTGCACTGAGCAGCCCAGAGTATAAAGGGAGGCCGAGACCCAGAGTATAAGAGAATACCGATAGAGAAAATGGTAATGTTCCACTGTGAAGACGCGTTTTTGTAATCCAAATACACATGCATTACACTCCACTTACATATTCATCGCACTCTCATTAATACTTTCAACCACAGGTTTGTAATCAAGCAGCCTCCACTTTGTAATTCACCATTGCGTCACTACGTACTCCTAGCCTCATTTTCGACCACGGCGTGACTGACAAGAATATGACATACATATCGCAAGAGGGTTTACAATTGACTTTGTTCTCATCCCGAACTATCACTTCTCCAATTCCCACCGACCATCGGTCCCTGCCCTCCTTGCTGTCCTCCTAGAGGCGGACCCATGACGCCGGTGCTGTTCATACCTCCCAGTCCAAACACAGAGTTCAAGCCTTGACTCGCACTATGATTTCCTTTACCCATTTTCTGCATTGCCAGTTGCATCTGCATTTGCATCGGCATCTGATTTTGACGTAGAGTGTTCAAGTTCCCACCTGCACGAAGCTGGAGACCATTGGTGCCCGTCATGAATTGATCTCCACCTTGTCCCGAAGCGCCGCCTCCATTACCCTGCAGGTTACCGGGGAACCCTGGCAAATTGCTTAAAGAAGAGTTACTTGACTGTAAGGCGGCAAGTTGAGCAGGATTAAGGGACTGAAGCTGAGAAAGGAATGAGGGATTTAGACCTTGCGCTCCGGGAGGAACGGGCATGGGAGGAGGTTTAGTTAAATTAGGCGTTTGAGAAGGCGCAGGAGGTTGAGGGGCTTGATATGGAAGTTGGGCTTGCGGTTgcgcaggaggaggaggaggagggagggaaaCGTTGGAGGTCGTACCAGGCGTTGACTGAGCACCATCCACGGGCTGGGGATTGCCTCTTGATATCGGACGAGTATTTGTGGAAGGGGTAGAAGATGGTAAACTTGGGGGATTGATGGTAGGCGTTGGTTGGGTATTGGACGTTTCTGATTCTGGGTTTTTGACTGAACCATTGGGGATGCTTGGTCCAGCCTCAGCGGTTGACACCTTGCGCTTTTTGCTGGGCGGTGTCGGAGGCGGACTGCGCCCATGGGTGTAGTACTCGTCTGATCTACGGTCGTAGAGGAGTTGCTGAGTGGAAAAGTCCCATTGGGGTCCTCGGTCCTTGCGCGCCTGTACCAATAAAGAGTTCCTGCCGACAATGTCAATGGGGGATCAACATGTTGATTTAGCAACAAGATAAACACACCAATAGCTTGTGCTCTTTTTTATagcctccttttccttttccgtCAACTTCTTTTCACCTTTTGGCTTGGTTTCTTCTACCACAATAGTAGAGACTTCTGGGACTTCGCCGTTTGCCAGCATTTCTTGTTCCCTCGCAATCTCTGCCAGGCGCTTTTGTCTCCGCTTCCAGTGAAGATGTGAAAGATCAGGCAATTGGTACTTCAACCTTGCCTCGAGCGTCGCGGGGCTCGCTGTCGGGGTACCGATACTGGCTGACGGCGTGCCGGGATTTGCTACAGGTGTGGATATGCCGGCGTGCAACGCGGTAGCCGCAGAGATGGGTGACCCAGGCGTGCCACCAACCGAGTCGTCCACGTGCGGTATTGAATGCTGttgtttctctttctcatccCTTTTCTCAAGATCGTCATCCTTGTCGCCCTGATGCGGGCCCGGTGGGAGTTTGAGATACCGAACGCGGTACTCTTCGAGCTGGTCGGGAGATAAGAGGGACTGGATGTCGAGTTTCTGGCCGTTTTTTGCGGCGATACGCTGTGCTTCTAGGAGGACATCTAGGGATGGCGGCGGGGTTCTGGATGGGATGGGCGGCGGGAGGATAAGCTGTATAGTTTTTGAGTTGGGCATTTTTGTGACGAAGTGTATAGACAAGAgttcgttgttgttgcaCAATACCGCTAATAAACTCATGAATATCCCGAAATGGGCCGGAAACCCCGAGTTTTAGGTTGGAAATGATTTTGTTCCCATGGATTAAATGGGAAAATTCGCCCAGAACCCGACGCAACGTTTGTACACCTTGTCATCGCTGCTCAAAAGGAGTGGTTTTTGTAAATAACTTTTCCCATCTTCAATTAAATCCCACACAAATAACatacaaaaaaaaaaacaaaagagTCTGCACTGCAGGACAGCACAGCGACTATTCACGATATATTCACGACCAACGACCATCTCCCAAGAAAGAGCGACGAACACGACCCATTCAATGAGGTTATAGCAATCACAGCCCGCAGACGATAGCGAACAGGCAATGCCAGCGAGAGAGGTGTATTTCAAAAGGCCAGCTACCAGATGCCAACTGGAAGAAATCCGCACAAGACATGATGGTCAGCAGCGAATTATGCAACTGGACTGCGAAAAGGGCTGCAGCAAGGGAACACAGCCGCGCCAGCGCTTAAACCGAAGATACAAGTCTCCAGACTTGATCAATATCTCAGTTATGGTCGTACTGCTTTGTATACTGTCCATGCTATCATCGGCGGTTGCGCAAACAGCAACCggctcgtcatcttcaaaagcCACTGCAACCTCTATTTTACCACGCCAGGCTTTTCCCGCAACCGTCTCTCTGCCACCACTTAACAgttctcatcctcttctccagctgGCACTCCCATCGACATCGTCCCTCTACCTGACGTTTTCAGTATGTTCACTAACATCCAATACGACGATTCTCCCAACTGTTTTGATCTCTACTTCCTCACCGGCCTCATTCAATCTCGGTTCAAAACCGATCAGAGACGCTTCTGCAGGCGGTGTACCCACCTCTTCCGGGGGTAAGGGGTATAATTACAAAAGTGGGAAGAATGGAGCTACATGGGAGTTAGCATGGAGTAGCGGATTTGGGAACTGGACTCTGAATGGGACCAGTGAAACTCAAGTTCATCTTTTGCTGGGACTAGGTTTGGGATCTGATGGCTCGACGTTGAATACGACCGGTGTGGGTAATGGCAACGTTGTAGTGCAGATGGGGGCTTCAACCAGTGGTAGGTAGTCTCTTTTTTTGGGTGAGTAGGTGGAGACTTTCGAGTTAAAACGTGAATAGGCCCCTTGCATGCGTTATCGGCGGTATATCCTCGACTTGGAGATACGACGTCTACTTCCGCTTTAATATTCTCCCCGCTTCTCTACTCCTCCCCCCAGCCTGAACCATCCTACCCGAACTATACACTTCCAGGTGCCCAGCTAGCCTTTCCAGACTTTTCATACTCTGAGCCACTGAACTCAAGTCTGTCGAGCAACTTGACTCTCATCGTGGTACCCACAAATTCTTCTCCTACTTCCACTGGTTTGGACAACTCTATATGCGCCATAAATGCTGCTTCTGCGAACAGCAGTGTCTCAGGAGCGAATAACACTATTCTACAAAGCTTTCAGCCGGAATGGATGACTGTTGGCGACGAGCAAGGATTTAGGAGTTATTGGGTATTGGGCGACTTGACTGAGCAAGGAAATTATACAGCTTGGCTGAGCGATGATAACGGCGTGTTGAGCCAGCCTGCTTGGTTTGCGACCAAACCAGGTACGTCAATTTATTTCTTTGGAAGCGGGGTGTCAAAAAGTTCATGCCCACGAACTGCAAGCTGACTGCAGTCATTATAGCCGATTTTCCGTGTCAGTTGGTCCTGCCGAATGATGTATGCCCCAACCTGGGCTACTCTGCGCCTCTTGATGCAAATTCTACGACTGTCACTTCTCCGTCAGGAGAGACAATCTCGTCAACATCGCCTATCCAGACACTCCCCGACGAACTTTTAGAATTGATCATTCAAAACCTCGAGGCATTTTCCACCACTTTATTGTCTCACGCATGTGGAAGGGATCTATTTTCACATGTGTCATCATGCCTAGACTGCTATTCTGCTTACAGAGACTGGTTGTGCCGGATAGTGGTCCCGCAATGTGGTGACGCGAACGGTACCACGAGTGCTACAGCCATCGAGACCGCCACAAGCACAAGCACAAGCAGTGGCACTTTTCCCACACCATCGACTGTCCTTCGTacgccatcttcacctcGTAATCCGTCACTTCCTATCCCGGCATACTCGTATTATGAACTACTCCCCTGCATGTCGACCTGTAACAGGGCCGATCGCTCATGCCCGGTAACCATGGGCATCAGGTGCCCGAAACGCAAGGTGAATGCCGCAAAGAGCTATGCGTTTGTGGGAGACGACCATAGTTATGGTGACGGGAGCGCAGAGCAAGGGGTCACCGCACAAGATCGCTGGGGAAATAGATGGTGTAACGGATAGAGTAGAGGTGTGATTAAAGCCATGTTATGTTGGTTGTACAGTAGTATGTATTGCATAATAGGATATGCATGTGGGATTCTTGCATGCATACACATCCCGCCTGCTGTTATTTTGCGGCTATGTACGATTATGACATACATAGTGTAGAACACAACGCATGATCGAGTAATCATCACGTTATGCCAGCCTCGGCCAAGTCCCCCGTTCCCGCTTGTGTACCGCAGACTGCTTTGTTGACTTGTATATTCACATTCgcatctctttttctctttccctttcccccaCTTCACTCCCCGCAAGTATGCCATCCCCCAAGTCTCCCCTTTCTGTCCTCCCTGCGAACCCCATCCACTCCAGAAACAGCCACCACAAACGAGTACCACGCCCGCTCGCTCCGCCCGGGCAGCAGGTGCCAGCGACCGACGCTCCCGGGCACGCCAGAGATGCGGCAGAGACGGGTATGGCAATGACCGTGGGGATGGTACCCTCACCAGCTGGCCCAATGAGGACCCTAGCAGAGGCCTATGCCGACGCCCATACTCACCTGCATCCTTACCCCAACCATCCACCTCCCGCCGCTCCATCATTAGCACCACGACGTTCCGAAACGCTTCCAGTTAAGGACGCCAAAGAACGGGAACGAGAACGGGAAAGAGATAGAGACAGGGAGAAGAAACCTCTATTTGATTGGTTAGCCCGTAAGCTAACCACTGCCGGTCGGCGTCCTGGCATTGAGACTACAATGTCACCCAAGCAGCCCAGATCGAGAACGAGGTTGACAAGTATGCCGAAACCCCGAGCACTAGGGCTTTCGgggggaaaagaggaaaaggaaacaggaaggggagaaagTCGGGCCAGAATGTCCAGGGCAGATACATTTCCCAGCGTATCGTTCTCAATTTCAAGTGCTGCAAACACGCTTGACCGTGAACGCCGACGAGAAGCTAATAATCCCTACCCTTCACTCCCACTTGGGCAGGGCTTGAGGGGAAGACATAAGCAGGGGTTCATGGACGATGCGATGACATTGAGTACGACGCTGAGTGGTGGCTATAGCGCGGAAAATGATGGAGCCAGTGGTAGTGGACACGGGACGGCAAGTCGAAGGTCGAGCCAAAGTGGTGTTCTGGATggttttgaagaaggtgataGTGGCAgagcagatgatgatgccaGCCTGAGACCGTTCCCGCCATCTGTTCGAGAGTCGCCAACGCTTTCTTCATACAGATCCAGATCAAACTCAATGCTTCATCATTCAGCTTATAGACGAACAATATACTCTGTCTCGTCTGCTGGAGGActggatgaagatggggCAAGCTGTGACGGCAGTGAGGACGAtgcagatgaagatgcaCAGGGAGCAgacgagggaagaagcaggcAGCGGAGGGTGAGCAGAGATGGATCGACGAGCACAAAACCCACAACGTGCATATCATTCGACTCTGGTCCTGGAATCGCTCATATTGCCCAAGGGTCGCATCCCAACGCCTCTCATAGATCTGCTTCTCAACATTCGTTGACCCAAACGGGTGGTGGGGAAAGCATTCCGAATATCCATACCTCCGAAGCGAGCACGCCTGTATCTCCGACGTCTCCTACTTCTACATCGCCCGCAAGCCCTCCACAACCAGCCCTAGGGTTACTTCAAGCCCCGAAACATACAAACCCTCATCCCGGACACAATCCAcatccatcatcccccCCAGACCCCAACGCTTCCACGTTGACGCTTGCATCATCCAACTTCGCATCGTCTCACACCCCTGGCGCAGGAGGTACAAGGAGCAGAGATAATGGGCCATCAAGCGTAATAGCTTCCCCAAGCGTTCTAACATGGGCTGAGCCGTCGTCCACCCCGCTCTCTGTTGCAGGTGGCGTTGAGCGTGAAAGAGATCGTGACCGATCTGCAGCCGAATATCCCCCTTCTATCCAGACTATGGGTCACCTCTCACTCTACGCGCCTTCGGTCTCAGTGTCTCTTCGTGGGGGCTTAAGGGGGGTAAGTGGAGAGCgcggggaaggaggaagagccgACAGAGATGCCAGTGTGCGAGCAGtgaggagaaaagggagTTGGGAGAGTTATGAGAGTCGGTGGAGTTGGAGAGGCGCCGGCGCCGGCGTCGGTCCTGGCGCAGGCCCAAGTAATGCCGGGACATCCCAAATAGCGGGGGCGATGACA is a window from the Cryptococcus neoformans var. neoformans JEC21 chromosome 2 sequence genome containing:
- a CDS encoding calcium channel, putative — encoded protein: MPAREVYFKRPATRCQLEEIRTRHDGQQRIMQLDCEKGCSKGTQPRQRLNRRYKSPDLINISVMVVLLCILSMLSSAVAQTATGSSSSKATATSILPRQAFPATVSLPPLNSSHPLLQLALPSTSSLYLTFSVCSLTSNTTILPTVLISTSSPASFNLGSKPIRDASAGGVPTSSGGKGYNYKSGKNGATWELAWSSGFGNWTLNGTSETQVHLLLGLGLGSDGSTLNTTGVGNGNVVVQMGASTSGPLHALSAVYPRLGDTTSTSALIFSPLLYSSPQPEPSYPNYTLPGAQLAFPDFSYSEPLNSSLSSNLTLIVVPTNSSPTSTGLDNSICAINAASANSSVSGANNTILQSFQPEWMTVGDEQGFRSYWVLGDLTEQGNYTAWLSDDNGVLSQPAWFATKPADFPCQLVLPNDVCPNLGYSAPLDANSTTVTSPSGETISSTSPIQTLPDELLELIIQNLEAFSTTLLSHACGRDLFSHVSSCLDCYSAYRDWLCRIVVPQCGDANGTTSATAIETATSTSTSSGTFPTPSTVLRTPSSPRNPSLPIPAYSYYELLPCMSTCNRADRSCPVTMGIRCPKRKVNAAKSYAFVGDDHSYGDGSAEQGVTAQDRWGNRWCNG
- a CDS encoding expressed protein; this encodes MPSPKSPLSVLPANPIHSRNSHHKRVPRPLAPPGQQVPATDAPGHARDAAETGMAMTVGMVPSPAGPMRTLAEAYADAHTHLHPYPNHPPPAAPSLAPRRSETLPVKDAKERERERERDRDREKKPLFDWLARKLTTAGRRPGIETTMSPKQPRSRTRLTSMPKPRALGLSGGKEEKETGRGESRARMSRADTFPSVSFSISSAANTLDRERRREANNPYPSLPLGQGLRGRHKQGFMDDAMTLSTTLSGGYSAENDGASGSGHGTASRRSSQSGVLDGFEEGDSGRADDDASLRPFPPSVRESPTLSSYRSRSNSMLHHSAYRRTIYSVSSAGGLDEDGASCDGSEDDADEDAQGADEGRSRQRRVSRDGSTSTKPTTCISFDSGPGIAHIAQGSHPNASHRSASQHSLTQTGGGESIPNIHTSEASTPVSPTSPTSTSPASPPQPALGLLQAPKHTNPHPGHNPHPSSPPDPNASTLTLASSNFASSHTPGAGGTRSRDNGPSSVIASPSVLTWAEPSSTPLSVAGGVERERDRDRSAAEYPPSIQTMGHLSLYAPSVSVSLRGGLRGVSGERGEGGRADRDASVRAVRRKGSWESYESRWSWRGAGAGVGPGAGPSNAGTSQIAGAMTSGERDKGAAGANEGKELERVPESPLL